The bacterium genome includes a region encoding these proteins:
- the aroC gene encoding chorismate synthase: MLRFLTAGESHGESLVAIIEGLPAGLELSTEAIDRELARRQKGFGRGKRMEIETDRVQFISGLRGGRTLGSPMALRIRNRDWENWKETMGPESGNIDVRAVTSPRPGHADLPGGIKYDHKDFRNVLERASARETAARVAVGSVGRIILEKFGITVVGHVLSIGGSPRHKTALSRPQEANEAEKSPVRCIDKDAEKEMIRRIEEATRAGETLGGVFEIQAFGVPVGLGSYVHWDRRLDTDLAAAIMSIPAIKGVQIGAGFEGADLPGSKVHDAISYDRPRGFFRESNRAGGIEGGVSNGEPIVLSAGMKPIPTLRSPLGSVHFLSKRKVEAAVERSDVTAVPAACVIGESMVAWVLARHFCDKFGGDSVDEMQRNYSGYQEYVRKL, translated from the coding sequence ATGCTGCGATTCCTTACCGCGGGTGAGTCCCACGGCGAATCCCTGGTGGCCATCATCGAAGGGCTGCCCGCCGGGCTGGAACTGAGTACGGAGGCCATCGACAGGGAGCTTGCCAGGCGGCAAAAGGGCTTCGGACGCGGGAAAAGGATGGAGATCGAGACGGACCGCGTTCAGTTCATTTCCGGGTTGCGTGGCGGCAGGACCCTTGGCAGCCCCATGGCCCTGAGGATCCGGAACCGGGACTGGGAAAACTGGAAGGAAACCATGGGTCCTGAATCAGGCAATATCGACGTCAGGGCTGTAACGAGTCCCCGACCCGGCCATGCCGATCTTCCCGGCGGGATAAAATACGATCACAAGGACTTCAGGAACGTCCTGGAGCGGGCCAGCGCCAGGGAAACCGCCGCCAGGGTGGCAGTTGGATCCGTGGGGAGGATCATCCTGGAAAAGTTCGGGATCACGGTCGTCGGGCACGTCCTTTCAATCGGGGGATCACCACGCCATAAAACAGCACTCTCCCGTCCCCAGGAGGCCAATGAGGCCGAGAAGTCTCCCGTCCGCTGCATCGACAAGGACGCCGAGAAGGAGATGATACGGCGCATCGAGGAGGCGACACGGGCAGGGGAGACCCTGGGCGGAGTTTTCGAGATCCAGGCTTTCGGTGTCCCCGTCGGACTCGGGAGCTACGTGCACTGGGACCGCAGGCTCGACACGGACCTCGCAGCCGCGATCATGAGTATCCCGGCCATCAAGGGGGTCCAGATAGGCGCCGGTTTCGAGGGCGCCGACCTTCCCGGCTCGAAAGTCCACGATGCCATCTCCTATGACAGGCCCAGAGGGTTTTTCAGGGAATCCAACCGGGCCGGGGGTATCGAAGGCGGCGTATCCAACGGCGAGCCCATCGTTCTTTCGGCGGGCATGAAGCCGATACCCACCCTCAGGTCTCCCCTTGGATCGGTCCATTTTCTGAGCAAGCGCAAAGTGGAAGCCGCCGTGGAAAGGTCAGACGTCACGGCTGTCCCGGCGGCTTGCGTCATCGGCGAGTCGATGGTGGCGTGGGTGCTGGCCAGGCATTTCTGCGACAAGTTCGGCGGGGATTCCGTGGACGAGATGCAGCGCAACTACAGCGGGTACCAGGAGTATGTGAGAAAGCTGTAG
- a CDS encoding shikimate kinase: MQNDDNKNIILTGFMATGKTSVGRSLATRIGYDFVDTDQLIESRIGMTIAEFFHEKGEAAFRKMESDLARELAGRVGLVISTGGRFMLDGDNAAVLGKTGRVFCLVATPEEILKRAESDSHVRPLLLVPNPLEHIVELLQQRKKGYGQFPKIVSSRKSPEAVVEEILEIIADDTDFH, encoded by the coding sequence ATGCAAAATGACGACAATAAAAACATCATTCTGACCGGATTCATGGCGACCGGGAAGACTTCCGTCGGCCGATCCCTGGCAACGCGGATCGGCTATGATTTTGTTGACACTGATCAGCTGATCGAATCGCGCATCGGCATGACCATCGCCGAATTTTTTCATGAAAAGGGCGAGGCTGCCTTTCGAAAAATGGAATCCGATCTTGCCCGGGAACTGGCGGGACGGGTCGGACTGGTCATCTCAACCGGAGGGCGGTTCATGCTGGATGGGGACAATGCCGCCGTCCTGGGCAAAACAGGCCGGGTCTTCTGTCTGGTGGCAACGCCGGAGGAAATTCTCAAGCGCGCTGAAAGCGATAGCCATGTGCGCCCGCTGCTCCTGGTTCCGAACCCCCTTGAGCATATCGTCGAACTGCTGCAGCAGAGGAAAAAAGGCTACGGGCAGTTCCCCAAAATAGTTTCCTCCCGGAAAAGTCCGGAGGCTGTCGTCGAAGAAATATTAGAGATAATAGCAGACGACACGGATTTCCACTGA
- a CDS encoding alcohol dehydrogenase catalytic domain-containing protein has product MRAAVLNNTADLSVVDLPDPVPGSGEVLIAVTLAGICGTDYSLYKGKFDVPLPVIPGHEGIGIVKEVGPNVSKVTAGQRVVIQPNFSCWDCELCNSGMDNICSEKIRLGIDANGMFAQYVKVPSRYVWTVPESLDDQTAVLTEPLAVAAHGVKILPPADGDRVMIIGGGVIGLMTLLLAKLAGAEVGVSDLLGEHLSLASEMGADSTFLVGGEKEPEPSSFDLIYETSGAAVGLADAIGLAAPGGRIALLGLPGPDHPVSTTQIVRKELSINGSMIYTDEFPGVLELLESRQIDPTPLISDVIGLEELDSAIKNFHAPDRLKVLVTP; this is encoded by the coding sequence ATGAGAGCAGCAGTGCTGAATAATACAGCAGACCTTTCGGTTGTTGACCTTCCCGATCCGGTACCGGGGTCCGGTGAGGTGCTCATCGCCGTGACCCTGGCTGGCATCTGCGGCACTGACTATTCGCTTTATAAAGGGAAGTTCGACGTTCCCCTGCCGGTGATACCCGGCCACGAGGGGATTGGAATCGTTAAGGAGGTCGGCCCCAATGTATCGAAAGTTACTGCGGGACAAAGAGTTGTCATCCAACCCAACTTCTCCTGTTGGGATTGTGAACTGTGCAATTCGGGGATGGATAATATCTGCTCCGAAAAGATCCGTTTGGGAATCGACGCTAACGGCATGTTCGCACAGTACGTCAAGGTCCCTTCCAGGTACGTGTGGACTGTGCCGGAGAGCCTCGATGACCAGACTGCCGTCCTTACGGAACCTCTTGCAGTCGCCGCCCACGGCGTCAAGATACTGCCCCCGGCAGATGGGGACCGGGTCATGATCATCGGCGGCGGTGTCATCGGCCTCATGACGCTGCTGCTCGCCAAACTCGCGGGAGCGGAGGTGGGCGTTTCGGACCTTCTGGGCGAGCACCTGTCGCTGGCAAGTGAGATGGGTGCCGACAGCACATTCCTGGTCGGCGGTGAAAAGGAACCGGAGCCTTCCTCATTTGATCTTATCTACGAGACCAGCGGAGCGGCGGTCGGCCTTGCGGATGCCATCGGCCTGGCCGCACCGGGCGGGCGGATCGCGCTGCTGGGCCTTCCCGGTCCCGATCACCCGGTCTCCACCACCCAGATCGTCCGCAAGGAGCTTTCCATTAATGGTTCGATGATATACACCGACGAATTTCCCGGCGTCCTCGAGCTTCTCGAAAGCAGGCAGATCGACCCCACTCCCCTTATCTCAGACGTGATAGGACTTGAAGAGCTTGACAGTGCCATAAAGAACTTCCACGCACCGGACCGTTTAAAGGTCCTGGTGACTCCCTGA